The Euphorbia lathyris chromosome 2, ddEupLath1.1, whole genome shotgun sequence genome includes a window with the following:
- the LOC136219725 gene encoding uncharacterized protein — MAIAKEAYLNHIARESSDIRRLADFYKQVFGFEEIESPNFGEFKVIWLNLSQAFCLHLIERSPATKLPEGSYSATSPVLDPSHLPRGHHICFSVANFDSLVQTLKDKGIETFQRSVPGRPIRQVFFFDPDGNGLEVASRDE, encoded by the exons ATGGCAATAGCCAAAGAAGCTTACCTCAACCATATCGCGAGAGAATCCTCTGATATTAGGCGACTCGCTGACTTCTATAAACAG GTGTTTGGATTTGAGGAGATTGAGTCGCCCAATTTTGGGGAATTCAAGGTCATATGGCTGAATTTGTCTCAAGCTTTCTGTCTTCACCTAATCGAGAGAAGCCCCGCCACGAAGCTTCCTGAAGGATCGTACAGCGCCACTTCACCTGTTCTTGATCCTAGCCATCTTCCCAGAGGCCATCATATCTGTTTCTCCGTTGCCAATTTCGATTCCTTGGTCCAAACTCTCAAG GATAAGGGAATAGAAACCTTCCAAAGGTCGGTTCCTGGTAGGCCGATTAGGCAGGTGTTCTTCTTTGATCCAGATG GTAATGGATTGGAGGTTGCAAGTCGAGATGAATAG
- the LOC136219726 gene encoding pentatricopeptide repeat-containing protein At4g14850, with translation MPSFNPNVFASLLESAISTCSSLLGRAVHAQIVKTLQSPLPTFFANYLINMYSKLNHPNSALLLLQLTPNRTVVTWTALISGSVQNGHLSFALLHFSNMRRENIQPNDFTFPCLFKASALLGLSFVGKQAHAIAVKLGEVNTVFVGCSAFDMYSKCGLKHDAQKLFDELPQKNVATWNAYISNAVMDGRPKNAVRAFVEFRRVGGEPDPITFCAFLNACADPLYLDLGRQLHGFVIRSGYGREVSVLNGLIDFYGKCKETRLAEMIFGGMEIRNAVTWCCIVAACEQNGEEEKACVLFLQGRKEGVEPTDYLVSSVMSACAGLAGLEMGQSVHALAVKACLVGDIFVGSALVDMYGKCGSIKDSEKAFYEMPERNLVTWNAMISGYAHQGHAELAIRLFEQMTSDVEPNYVTLVCVLSACSRAGAVDLGMEIFESIRDKYRFEPGLEHYACVVDLLGRAGMVERAYKFVQKMPVRPTVEVWGALLNACRVHNKPELGKIAADNLFELDPKDSGNHVLLSNMFAAAGRWEEATLVRKEMMDVGIKKGTGYSWLTAKNRVHVFQAKDTSHAMSSEIQVMLGKLRMKMKAAGYIPDTSYALYDLEEEEKISEVWHHSEKIALAFGLIALPPGLPIRITKNLRICGDCHSAFKFISGIIGREIIVRDNSRFHCFRNSQCSCGDYW, from the exons ATGCCTTCCTTCAACCCCAATGTGTTCGCTTCCCTTCTCGAATCAGCAATCTCAACTTGCTCCTCCCTTCTCGGCCGAGCTGTTCATGCCCAAATCGTTAAAACCCTTCAATCCCCACTCCCCACCTTCTTTGCCAATTACCTCATTAACATGTATTCCAAACTGAACCACCCCAATTCAgctctccttcttcttcaacTCACCCCAAATCGCACCGTCGTCACCTGGACCGCCCTTATTTCCGGCTCCGTTCAAAATGGTCATCTTTCGTTTGCTCTCCTCCATTTTTCTAACATGCGCCGTGAAAATATCCAACCCAATGATTTCACATTCCCTTGCTTGTTTAAAGCGTCTGCTTTACTTGGATTATCATTTGTAGGAAAACAAGCTCATGCAATTGCAGTTAAATTAGGAGAAGTAAATACCGTCTTTGTTGGGTGCAGTGCATTTGATATGTACTCGAAATGTGGACTTAAACATGATGCACAgaagttgtttgatgaattgcCTCAAAAAAATGTTGCTACATGGAATGCGTATATTTCTAATGCGGTAATGGATGGGAGGCCCAAAAACGCTGTCCGTGCGTTTGTGGAGTTCCGTCGAGTAGGTGGAGAGCCTGATCCGATAACATTTTGTGCCTTCCTCAATGCATGCGCTGATCCATTGTATTTGGACCTCGGGAGACAGTTACATGGTTTTGTGATCCGTAGTGGCTATGGAAGGGAAGTGTCTGTTTTGAATGGGCTTATAGATTTCTATGGGAAGTGCAAGGAGACTAGATTGGCTGAAATGATATTTGGTGGGATGGAAATTAGGAATGCTGTTACATGGTGCTGCATTGTGGCTGCTTGTGAACAGAATGGTGAGGAAGAAAAAGCTTGTGTCTTGTTCCTTCAGGGTAGGAAAGAAGGAGTTGAGCCAACAGATTATTTGGTTTCTAGTGTTATGAGTGCTTGTGCAGGTTTAGCAGGACTTGAAATGGGACAATCAGTTCATGCACTTGCTGTGAAAGCATGCTTGGTGGGTGATATTTTTGTTGGCAGTGCCCTTGTTGACATGTATGGAAAATGTGGGAGTATCAAGGATTCTGAGAAAGCATTTTATGAGATGCCTGAGAGGAATTTGGTTACGTGGAATGCGATGATAAGCGGGTATGCACACCAAGGACATGCTGAGTTAGCTATCAGATTGTTTGAACAAATGACATCCGATGTCGAACCAAATTATGTGACCCTGGTGTGTGTATTATCAGCTTGTAGTAGGGCAGGTGCAGTTGATTTAGGCATGGAGATTTTTGAGTCAATTAGGGATAAGTACAGGTTTGAACCAGGGTTGGAGCATTATGCTTGTGTTGTAGACTTGTTAGGGCGGGCTGGAATGGTAGAACGTGCATACAAATTTGTGCAGAAAATGCCTGTCCGTCCTACTGTTGAGGTTTGGGGGGCTCTTTTAAATGCCTGCAGGGTGCACAACAAGCCAGAGTTAGGAAAGATTGCAGCTGATAACTTATTTGAACTTGATCCAAAAGATTCTGGAAATCATGTTCTGCTTTCCAATATGTTTGCTGCTGCTGGCAG GTGGGAAGAGGCAACCTTGGTGAGAAAAGAAATGATGGATGTTGGGATCAAGAAGGGAACAGGTTACAGTTGGCTAACAGCCAAAAATAGGGTCCATGTCTTTCAAGCTAAGGATACATCACATGCAATGAGCTCTGAAATACAGGTAATGCTAGGTAAGCTAAGGATGAAAATGAAAGCAGCCGGATATATACCTGACACAAGCTATGCACTATATGAtctagaagaagaagagaaaataaGCGAGGTTTGGCATCATAGTGAGAAGATTGCCCTTGCCTTTGGCCTTATAGCTCTTCCTCCTGGGTTACCTATAAGAATCACGAAAAACCTAAGGATCTGCGGTGATTGTCATAGTGCCTTCAAGTTCATTTCAGGCATTATTGGGAGAGAAATTATTGTTAGAGACAACAGTCGGTTTCATTGCTTTAGGAATAGTCAATGTTCATGTGGAGACTATTGGTGA
- the LOC136219727 gene encoding late embryogenesis abundant protein D-34-like, which yields MSHQAQPQRPEQEQPPRQPEQEPIKYGDVFNVAGDLAAKPIPPEDANMMQSAETMVFGQTKKGGPAATMQSAATRNERAGVVGHFDASEAATEQGVTVTETDIPGTRIVTERVGGQVVGQYVEPTPVQGLSAGSVQNAITIGEALEATAQTCGMKVVDQSDAAAIQAAEVRATGSNVIVPGGLAATAQSAASHNALPGTREEDKIKLSDVLAGASGKLGADKVVTRADAEGVVSAELRNDPNLTTHPGGVAASITAAARLNQNIDT from the exons ATGAGCCACCAGGCACAGCCACAAAGGCCGGAGCAAGAGCAGCCACCGAGGCAACCAGAACAAGAGCCAATAAAATACGGTGACGTTTTCAATGTCGCCGGGGATCTCGCAGCAAAACCTATACCACCAGAAGACGCGAACATGATGCAAAGCGCCGAAACAATGGTTTTCGGGCAAACCAAGAAAGGCGGTCCAGCAGCAACCATGCAGTCCGCTGCTACCCGCAACGAAAGAGCTGGTGTTGTCGGTCACTTCGATGCCAGTGAAGCAGCTACCGAACAAGGTGTAACCGTCACTGAAACAGACATCCCCGGAACTCGAATTGTCACCGAGAGAGTCGGCGGTCAGGTAGTCGGGCAGTACGTAGAGCCAACTCCGGTGCAGGGGTTATCCGCCGGGAGTGTCCAGAACGCAATAACGATAGGAGAAGCATTAGAAGCAACAGCGCAGACATGTGGTATGAAGGTCGTAGACCAGAGTGATGCTGCGGCAATTCAAGCTGCGGAGGTACGTGCAACTGGGAGTAATGTTATTGTTCCAGGTGGACTTGCGGCCACTGCTCAATCTGCGGCATCGCATAACGCCTTGCCTGGGACGAGGGAGGAAGATAAGATTAAACTCTCCGATGTTTTGGCC GGGGCAAGTGGGAAATTGGGGGCGGATAAAGTGGTGACAAGGGCAGATGCGGAAGGGGTGGTGAGTGCGGAGCTGAGGAATGATCCAAATTTAACAACTCATCCAGGGGGTGTTGCTGCTTCTATCACTGCTGCTGCTAGGCTTAATCAGAATATTGATACCTGA